CCAGTTCCAGGACGTCTCCGTGGACCCGACCACCGGCTCGGTCATCCTGCGGATGGTCTTCCCGAACACAAACGGGATGCTCCTGCCGGGGATGTTCGTCCGGGGCGTGGTGCAGGACGGCGTCAACGAGCAGGCCATCCTGATCCCGCAGCAGACGGTGGCCCGCGACCCCAAAGGCAATCCCGTCGCCCTGATCGTCAATGCCGAGAACAAGGTCGAGCAGCGCCTGCTGGTGGTGGACCGGGAGATCGGCGACCAATGCCTGATCACCGCGGGACTTGAGGCCGGCGACCGGGTGATTGCGGAAGGCAGCCAGAAAGTGCGGCCGGGCGTCCCGGTGAAGGCCGTGCCCTTTGGCCAGGAAGCGAAGCCGGAGGCAATCCCGGCCACGACTGCACCCACCAAACCCGTCGCCAAGTCGAACTAAGCAGGGCGCCCCATGTTATCGAGGTTCTTCTTAAAGCGTCCGGTCTTTGCCTGGGTGATCGCCATCATCCTGATGGTGGCGGGCCTGCTGGCAATCTACAACCTGCCCATTTCACAATATCCACCCATCGCGCCGCCGTCCATCTCGATCATGGCCTTCTATCCGGGGGCCTCGGCCGAGACGGTCGAGAACAGCATCACGCAGATCATCGAGCAGAAGATGACCGGGTTCGACAACATGCTCTACATCACGGCGACCAGCGATTCCGCCGGCTCAGCGCGCCTCGAGCTGACGTTTGCCCCGGGCACAGACCCCGACCTGGCCTGGGCACAGGTCCAAAACAAACTCCAGCTTGCCATGGCCAGCCTGCCGGACGTGGTCCAGCGCGCCGGCATCAAAGTGAGCAAGAGCACCCGGAACTACCTCATGATCGTGGGCCTGATCTCCGAGGACGGCAGCATGGATGGCACCGACTTGCGCGACTACGCCCAATCCAACCTCGAGAAGGTGCTGTCGCGGGTGCCGGGCGTGGGCGAAGTGGAAGTCTTCGGCGGCCAGTACGCGATGCGCATCTGGCTCAACCCCGATAAGCTCACGGAATACCAGATGACGATGCAGGATGTCATCCTGGCGCTGCGGTCCTACAACGTGGAGGTGTCCGCCGGCCAGTTCGGCGGAGCCCCAGCGGTAGAAGGCCAGCGCCTGAACGCCGCGATCATTGTCCAAAGCCTGCTCAAAACCCCCGACGAATTCGCCGCCATCCCCCTCCGCACCAACCCGGACGGCTCAATCGTGCGCATCCGGGACGTGGGCCGGGTCGAACTGGGAACGGACACCTACGATATTGAAGCCTTCAACAACGGCAAGCCCTCCTCGGCGATGGCCATCCGGCAGGCCGCCGGCGCCAATGCCCTCCAAACGGCCGACAACGTCAGGAACAAGATGGCCGAGTTGAGCCAGTTCTTCCCTCCCGGGATGAAAGTCGTGTATCCGTATGACACGACTCCTTTTATCCGGGTGGCCATCAACGAAGTGGTCAAGACGCTGATTGAGGCGATCATCCTGGTCTTCCTCGTGATGTATCTGTTCATGGGGAACATGCGCGCCACGCTGATTCCAACCATCGCCGTGCCGGTTGTGATCCTGGGCACGTTTGCGGTGCTGGGGCTGTTCGGCTTCTCCATCAACATGCTGACCATGTTCGCAATGGTGCTGGCCATCGGCCTGCTGGTGGATGACGCCATTGTGGTGGTGGAAAACGTCGAGCGCATCATGAGCGAGGAAGGGATCTCCCCCTTCGAGGCGACCCGCAAGTCCATGGACCAGATCACCCCGGCGCTGATCGGCATCGGCCTGGTGCTCTCGGCGGTGTTTGGGCCGATGGCGTTCTTCGCCGGGTCAACAGGAGTGATTTACCGTCAGTTCTCCGTGACCATCATTGCCGCGATGCTGCTCTCCGTGGTGGTCGCGCTGGTCCTGACCCCCGTGCTCTGCGCGACCTTCCTCAAACCCGTGCCCAAGGGGCATGAACCGGCCGAGGGCGGCGTATGGTTCCTGCGGCCTTTCTTCCGCTGGTTCGATCGGCTCTTCTTTGGGGCGCGCGCTCGCTACCTGGCGCTGGTGAGCCATTCTCTCAATAAGAAGCTCAGGTACGCGGCCGTGTTCCTGGTGATCGTGGGAGCGATGGGATACCTCTTCAAACAAATGCCCACCGCCTATCTCCCAGACGAGGACCAGGGGATGATGATGGTGATGACGCTGTTGCCCGCCAACTCCTCCCTCGAGCAAACCAAGGAAATCATGAAGGGGGTCGAAAAGTACTTCCTCACCGAGGAGAAGGATGCGGTTGAAGCCGTCATGACCGTTTCCGGCGTCAGCTTCTCGGGCCGGGGACAAAACTCAGGCCTGGCATTCATCCGGCTCAAAGACTGGGACCTTCGGAACCGGCCCGAGCTGAAGGTCGGCCCGGTGGCCAACCGGGCGATGATGAAGTTCTCCCAAATCCGCAACGCGATGGTGTTCGCCTTCGCGCCCCCGGCCGTCGTCGAGCTGGGGCAGGCGAAAGGCTTTGACTTCCAGTTGCTGGACCGCGGCGGCCTGGGCCACCTCAAGCTGATGGAAGCCCGCAACATGCTCCTCGGCATGGCGGCCATGAACGCCGCCTCAACCAACAACGCGGTGCTGACGAAAGTCCGCCCCAACGGCCTGGAAGATGTGCCCGAATACCGGGTGGACGTGGATTGGGAGCGGGCCGGCGCGCTGGGAGTGCCCATCACCTCGATACACGAGACGATCTCAGCGGCCTTCGGCAGCGCCTATGTCAATGACTTCATCCAGGGTGGCCGGGTAAAGCGGGTGTATGCCCAGGCCGATGC
Above is a window of Candidatus Paceibacterota bacterium DNA encoding:
- a CDS encoding efflux RND transporter permease subunit, coding for MLSRFFLKRPVFAWVIAIILMVAGLLAIYNLPISQYPPIAPPSISIMAFYPGASAETVENSITQIIEQKMTGFDNMLYITATSDSAGSARLELTFAPGTDPDLAWAQVQNKLQLAMASLPDVVQRAGIKVSKSTRNYLMIVGLISEDGSMDGTDLRDYAQSNLEKVLSRVPGVGEVEVFGGQYAMRIWLNPDKLTEYQMTMQDVILALRSYNVEVSAGQFGGAPAVEGQRLNAAIIVQSLLKTPDEFAAIPLRTNPDGSIVRIRDVGRVELGTDTYDIEAFNNGKPSSAMAIRQAAGANALQTADNVRNKMAELSQFFPPGMKVVYPYDTTPFIRVAINEVVKTLIEAIILVFLVMYLFMGNMRATLIPTIAVPVVILGTFAVLGLFGFSINMLTMFAMVLAIGLLVDDAIVVVENVERIMSEEGISPFEATRKSMDQITPALIGIGLVLSAVFGPMAFFAGSTGVIYRQFSVTIIAAMLLSVVVALVLTPVLCATFLKPVPKGHEPAEGGVWFLRPFFRWFDRLFFGARARYLALVSHSLNKKLRYAAVFLVIVGAMGYLFKQMPTAYLPDEDQGMMMVMTLLPANSSLEQTKEIMKGVEKYFLTEEKDAVEAVMTVSGVSFSGRGQNSGLAFIRLKDWDLRNRPELKVGPVANRAMMKFSQIRNAMVFAFAPPAVVELGQAKGFDFQLLDRGGLGHLKLMEARNMLLGMAAMNAASTNNAVLTKVRPNGLEDVPEYRVDVDWERAGALGVPITSIHETISAAFGSAYVNDFIQGGRVKRVYAQADAPYRMLPKDLEKLYVRNKQGKMVPFSSFASGHWTSGSPKLERYNGFPSLNILGESAPGRSSGEAMQTMEEFVRKLPQGIGYDWTGLSYQERQAGAQTAPLYAFSILVIFLCLAALYESWPIPLSILLTLPLGAIGGVIASSLMGLPNDVYFQIGLLTTLGLTTKNAILIVQFAKARVEEGVGLVEATLEGAKLRLRPIIMTSLAFGFGVLPLALAHGAGAGAQKAIGIAVVGGVVTSTFLVTLFAPLFYVLIEKTFGKAHRRQPLARAQAISPGN